A region from the Gavia stellata isolate bGavSte3 chromosome 12, bGavSte3.hap2, whole genome shotgun sequence genome encodes:
- the RPN1 gene encoding dolichyl-diphosphooligosaccharide--protein glycosyltransferase subunit 1, with translation MAGLLCRLLLCLAAAGAAADLLLEEARRSVDLSTHLAKVSAELSLANAAGGTAASAFLLALEPGLEPRLAYLGVQVKGEEEEENTLEVRETKVKGKSGKFFSVKLPSPLAPGAKVRVSVEMVFTHVLQPYPTHITQSEKQFVVFEGNHYFYSPYFTKTQTTRVKLASRNVESYTKLGNPSRTEDMIEYGPFKDVPPYSQDTLKVHYENNSPFLTITSMTRVIEVSHWGNIAVEETVDLKHTGAVLKGPFSRYDYQRQPDSGISSVKSFKTILPAAAQDVYYRDEIGNISTSHLLVLDDSVEMEIRPRFPLFGGWKTHYIIGYNLPSYEYLYNLGDQYALKMRFVDHVFDEQVTDSLTVKIVLPEGAKNIHVDSPYEINRASDELHYTYLDTFGRPVIVAHKSNLVEQHIQDIVVHYTFNKILMLQEPLLVVGAFYILFFTVIVYVRLDFSITKDPAAEARMKVACITEQVLTLVNKRLGLYRHFDEAVNKYKQSRDISTLNSGKKALETEHKALTNEIASLQSKLKTEGSDLCDKVSEIQKLDSQVKELVLKSSVEAERLVAGKLKKDTYIENEKMHSNKRQDLVTKIDNILDAL, from the exons ATGGCGGGGCTGCTGTGCCGCTTGCTCCTCTGCCTGGCGgccgccggggcggccgccgACCTGCTGTTGGAGGAGGCGCGGCGCTCCGTGGACCTCAGCACCCACCTGGCCAAGGTCTCGGCCGAGCTCAGTCTCGCCAACGCGGCGGGCGGCACAGCCGCCTCCGCCTTCCTGCTGGCGCTGGAACCCGGCCTGGAGCCCCGCCTGGCCTACCTGGGCGTGCAG GTGAAgggtgaggaagaagaggagaacaCCTTGGAAGTGAGAGAGACTAAAGTTAAGGGCAAAAG TGGAAAATTCTTCTCTGTGAAGCTGCCATCTCCTTTGGCACCAGGAGCCAAGGTCCGTGTATCTGTTGAAATGGTTTTTACGCACGTCCTGCAGCCCTACCCCACCCACATCACCCAAAGCGAGAAGCAATTTGTGGTCTTTGAAGGAAATCACTATTTCTACTCACCATACTTCACCAAGACCCAAACGACCCGGGTCAAATTGGCCTCTAGGAACGTGGAGAGTTACACCAAGCTGGGCAACCCTTCCCGCACTGAAGACATGATTGAATATGGCCCCTTCAAGGACGTTCCTCCATACAGCCAG GACACTCTGAAGGTGCACTATGAAAATAACAGTCCATTCCTGACCATCACCAGTATGACCCGAGTCATCGAGGTATCTCACTGGGGGAATATTGCAGTTGAAGAGACAGTTGATTTAAAGCACACAGGAGCAGTGCTGAAAGGGCCTTTCTCCAGATACGACTACCAGAGACAGCCAGACAGTGGGATTTCTTCTGTCAAGTCTTTTAAG ACcattctcccagctgctgctcaggacGTCTATTACAGAGATGAAATTGGAAACATCTCCACCAGCCACCTCCTTGTTCTGGATGACTCCGTTGAGATGGAGATCCGTCCCCGCTTCCCGCTTTTTGGGGGATGGAAAACTCATTACATCATCGGCTATAACCTGCCAAGCTACGAATACCTCTACAATCTTG GTGATCAGTATGCCTTGAAAATGAGGTTTGTCGACCACGTGTTTGATGAGCAAGTTACAGACTCTCTGACTGTCAAGATTGTCCTGCCAGAAGGTGCCAA GAATATCCATGTGGACAGCCCCTATGAAATCAATCGTGCTTCAGACGAGCTTCACTACACTTACCTGGACACTTTTGGACGTCCAGTTATTGTGGCACACAAGAGCAACCTGGTAGAGCAGCACATCCAAGACATCGTG GTTCATTACACCTTCAACAAAATCTTGATGCTGCAGGAGCCTCTGTTGGTGGTTGGAGCTTTTTACATCTTGTTCTTCACTGTGATTGTCTACGTGAGGCTGGATTTCTCCATCACTAAG GATCCAGCTGCTGAAGCTAGGATGAAGGTTGCCTGTATCACAGAGCAAGTGCTTACTCTGGTGAACAAGAGACTTGGGCTGTACCGTCACTTTGATGAAGCAGTGAATAAATACAAGCAGTCACGGGACATCTCCACCCTGAACAGCGGCAAAAAGGCTTTGGAGACAGAGCACAAGGCCCTGACAAATGAAATAGCCTCTCTGCAGTCTAAACTGAAGACAGAAGGCTCTGACTTATGTGATAAA GTAAGTGAGATTCAGAAGCTCGACAGCCAAGTCAAGGAGCTTGTTCTGAAGTCCTCGGTTGAAGCTGAGCGGCTGGTAGCTGGCAAGCTCAAGAAGGACACATACATCGAGAATGAGAAGATGCATTCCAACAAGCGCCAAGACCTGGTCACCAAAATCGACAACATCCTCGATGCACTGTAG